In Papaver somniferum cultivar HN1 chromosome 1, ASM357369v1, whole genome shotgun sequence, a genomic segment contains:
- the LOC113327412 gene encoding dirigent protein 1-like — translation MGAMKFFSFLAVAMVLSMSHSQAQEGNWGDESVPYTMGPEKMTKLRFYFHDIITGENPTAVQIAQATGTNTSSTMFGALMMIDDPLTEGPDPNSRLVGRAQGFYGSAGQNELALILGMSLVFTGNEKFNGSTISVLSRNPVMHTEREFAVVGGTGYFQFARGFISAKTYSLVGPNAVVEYNCTIVHPSSVSESGKSDSSPGKSDSNSGSPISLGSNLVFVSLIAYVTIILSVHHFSW, via the coding sequence ATGGGTGCTATGAAATTTTTCTCATTTCTTGCTGTTGCAATGGTTTTATCCATGTCTCACTCACAAGCTCAGGAGGGTAATTGGGGTGACGAGTCGGTTCCATACACAATGGGTCCCGAGAAGATGACAAAGTTACGCTTTTACTTCCACGATATTATCACCGGCGAGAATCCAACGGCGGTTCAGATAGCTCAGGCGACAGGAACAAACACTTCTTCTACAATGTTTGGGGCATTGATGATGATAGATGACCCATTGACTGAAGGTCCCGACCCCAATTCTAGACTGGTCGGTCGAGCTCAAGGTTTTTATGGTTCAGCTGGACAGAATGAACTAGCTTTGATCTTGGGAATGAGTCTAGTTTTTACTGGAAACGAGAAGTTTAACGGGTCTACTATTAGTGTTTTGAGCCGAAATCCTGTCATGCATACAGAACGAGAATTTGCGGTTGTTGGTGGAACAGGATATTTTCAGTTTGCTCGCGGGTTTATTAGTGCTAAGACCTATAGCCTCGTCGGGCCAAATGCTGTCGTCGAGTACAATTGTACTATCGTTCACCCAAGCTCGGTTTCGGAGTCGGGCAAATCAGATTCTAGCCCAGGCAAATCGGATTCTAACTCAGGGTCCCCAATCTCTTTGGGGTCGAATCTTGTATTTGTTTCACTTATTGCATATGTAACTATCATTTTATCTGTACACCACTTCAGCTGGTAG